From the Solanum pennellii chromosome 4, SPENNV200 genome, one window contains:
- the LOC107015891 gene encoding leucine-rich repeat receptor protein kinase EMS1-like encodes MDPPLQAFIAAASSFVAVLLIFASLYIFCRNPIKRRPIEEETRNHPRTRNRNIRAIASSNTDLSSITVTESATFDPNLDQLSMKQLADATRDFSPELIIGDGSFGMVYKATLTCGKTVAVKKLSADAFQGFREYRAEMETLGNIKHKNIVKMLGYCSTGSDRVLIYEFIEKGSLDQWLYDTSSTSDMLESMPWMPLNWETRIKIVKGVAEGLAYMHNLDTPIIHRDIKASNILLDANFNAYIADFGLARRIQGSHLHVSTQVAGTMGYMPPEYINGAPMAKTNGDVYSFGVLMLEIVTGRRPNFPFKGEDGCEIRLVNWISGMVEQERYMEMVDANLSKDELKESAIVEYFRIAMMCANENCHARPPMKEVVKILDGISTSTFISS; translated from the coding sequence ATGGATCCTCCACTTCAAGCTTTTATAGCTGCGGCTTCCAGTTTCGTTGCAGTCCTCTTGATCTTTGCTTCTCTCTATATTTTCTGCAGAAACCCTATCAAACGTCGTCCTATTGAAGAGGAAACCCGGAATCATCCCCGCACCCGGAACCGGAACATCCGGGCTATAGCTAGTAGCAATACAGATCTCTCATCCATCACCGTAACTGAAAGTGCAACATTCGACCCGAATCTAGATCAACTCTCCATGAAGCAGCTCGCCGACGCGACCCGGGATTTCTCACCGGAACTCATAATCGGCGACGGGAGTTTCGGGATGGTATACAAGGCAACGCTCACCTGCGGCAAGACCGTCGCCGTGAAGAAACTCTCCGCCGACGCTTTTCAAGGGTTCCGAGAATATCGTGCGGAGATGGAAACCCTAGGTAACatcaagcacaaaaatatagtCAAAATGCTCGGGTACTGCTCCACGGGTAGTGACCGGGTACTAATTTACGAGTTCATCGAAAAAGGCAGCCTCGACCAATGGCTTTACGACACGTCATCGACTTCCGATATGTTGGAATCCATGCCATGGATGCCACTAAATTGGGAAACAAGGAtaaaaattgtcaaaggagTAGCTGAAGGACTTgcttatatgcataatttggATACTCCAATTATTCATAGAGATATCAAAGCCAGTAACATCTTATTAGATGCAAATTTCAATGCTTATATTGCTGATTTCGGATTAGCTAGAAGAATTCAAGGATCACATTTACATGTATCAACACAAGTAGCTGGAACCATGGGGTACATGCCACCAGAGTACATAAATGGTGCACCCATGGCTAAAACAAACGGAGATGTTTATAGTTTTGGTGTGTTAATGTTAGAGATTGTTACGGGGAGACGCCCTAATTTCCCATTTAAAGGAGAAGATGGTTGCGAAATTAGGCTTGTCAATTGGATTAGTGGTATGGTAGAACAAGAAAGGTACATGGAAATGGTTGATGCCAATCTTTCGAAGGATGAGTTGAAAGAAAGTGCAATTGTTGAGTATTTTAGGATTGCTATGATGTGTGCTAATGAAAATTGTCACGCTAGGCCGCCTATGAAGGAAGTCGTTAAGATTCTGGATGGAATTTCAACATCGACATTCATTTCTTCCTAA